A window of Fibrobacter sp. UWR3 contains these coding sequences:
- a CDS encoding response regulator, producing MFGRHLPLSEQALQVIEQIGEDMPGGFFIYKATGNEELLYANKATAAIRAMTTYARRIPIVAMTANAFADDIRKAKEVGMNDHISKPIDFKELAKIL from the coding sequence ATGTTTGGTCGACACCTTCCCCTGAGCGAACAGGCTTTGCAAGTTATCGAGCAGATCGGCGAAGACATGCCGGGCGGCTTTTTCATTTACAAGGCAACTGGCAACGAGGAACTGCTGTACGCGAACAAGGCGACTGCGGCCATCAGGGCCATGACGACCTATGCAAGGAGAATCCCCATCGTGGCGATGACCGCGAACGCCTTTGCAGACGACATCCGCAAGGCGAAGGAAGTCGGCATGAACGACCATATCTCCAAGCCGATAGATTTCAAGGAACTTGCGAAAATTTTGTAG
- a CDS encoding bifunctional diguanylate cyclase/phosphodiesterase, protein MKKLRQITTVKRHVLIVDDEVVNREILGNILSVNYDVEYADNAKEALAALSRQDKRFSLILLDLLMPVMDGFEFLKKRETTETLKRIPVIVMTSEKESEVRSLKLGAADFIAKPFDMPEVVLARCERIIELFEDQDIIRQTERDHVSGLYTKDYFFEYIRQIELWSRDIPRDAIVFDIEQFHLVNEFCGRDFGDRLLAEIGSALKNELAPMNAIACRADADTFYIFATHQESYDNIRNIVQGILTEFFEVNHIRVRFGLWENVDRNVEIEAWFDRAKAACDKNRGDLTQAFTRYNNEMHSRYMFEETLIRDLQSAMDNKNLIVYYQPKFNIEGDIPRLTSAEALIRWIHPTLGFISPGDFIPLFEGNGLIQKVDNFVWNEVAKQIRKWKDKFGVTVPVSVNVSRIDIMDPELETKLMRLLEENGLSPEEYMLEVTESAYCENMERLIEVIENLRKKGFRIEMDDFGSGYSSLNMITTLPIDILKIDMSFVRNMEKDERNLKLVELVAGIAKFLKIPAVAEGVETQSQLDTLKGMGCQIIQGYFFSKPVPPKDFVPFIEKELERRRGA, encoded by the coding sequence ATGAAAAAACTACGCCAGATCACTACCGTCAAGAGACACGTCCTAATCGTAGACGACGAGGTGGTAAATCGCGAAATTTTGGGCAATATCCTTTCCGTGAACTACGACGTCGAATATGCCGACAACGCCAAGGAAGCCCTCGCAGCCCTCTCCAGGCAAGACAAGCGGTTCTCGCTTATCCTGCTGGACCTGCTCATGCCCGTGATGGACGGGTTTGAATTCCTGAAAAAAAGAGAAACCACCGAAACACTCAAGCGCATTCCGGTCATCGTGATGACCTCCGAAAAGGAATCCGAAGTCCGCAGCCTCAAGCTGGGCGCCGCCGACTTTATCGCCAAACCCTTCGACATGCCCGAGGTAGTGCTCGCCCGCTGCGAAAGAATCATCGAACTCTTCGAAGACCAGGACATTATCCGCCAGACGGAGCGCGACCATGTTTCGGGTCTCTACACCAAGGACTACTTCTTTGAATACATCCGCCAGATAGAACTGTGGAGCAGGGACATCCCGCGCGACGCAATAGTATTTGACATCGAACAGTTCCACCTGGTGAACGAGTTCTGCGGAAGGGACTTTGGCGACCGCCTGCTTGCAGAAATCGGTAGCGCGCTCAAGAATGAACTCGCCCCCATGAACGCCATCGCCTGCCGTGCAGACGCGGACACGTTCTATATCTTCGCGACGCACCAAGAAAGCTACGACAACATCCGCAACATCGTCCAGGGAATCCTTACCGAATTCTTCGAGGTAAACCACATCCGCGTGCGCTTTGGCCTCTGGGAAAACGTGGACCGCAACGTGGAGATTGAGGCCTGGTTCGACCGCGCGAAGGCCGCCTGCGACAAGAACCGCGGTGACTTGACGCAGGCGTTTACCCGCTACAACAACGAGATGCATTCCCGCTACATGTTCGAGGAAACTCTCATCCGCGACTTGCAGAGCGCCATGGACAACAAGAACCTGATTGTCTATTACCAGCCCAAGTTTAACATCGAAGGTGACATTCCGCGACTCACCAGCGCCGAAGCCCTTATCCGCTGGATACACCCGACACTCGGATTCATAAGCCCGGGCGACTTTATTCCGCTGTTCGAAGGGAACGGCCTTATACAAAAAGTAGACAACTTTGTCTGGAACGAAGTCGCAAAACAGATCCGCAAATGGAAGGACAAATTCGGCGTGACGGTGCCCGTTTCCGTGAACGTGTCCCGCATTGACATCATGGACCCGGAACTGGAAACGAAACTCATGCGGCTCCTCGAAGAAAACGGCCTTTCTCCGGAAGAATACATGCTCGAAGTGACCGAGAGCGCCTACTGCGAGAACATGGAGCGCCTTATCGAGGTCATCGAGAACCTGCGCAAGAAGGGATTCCGCATCGAGATGGACGATTTCGGTTCCGGATACTCCTCGTTGAACATGATTACCACGCTGCCCATCGACATCCTGAAAATCGACATGTCGTTCGTGCGCAACATGGAAAAGGACGAACGCAACCTGAAGCTCGTGGAACTGGTAGCGGGCATTGCAAAATTCCTCAAGATTCCTGCTGTAGCGGAAGGCGTAGAAACGCAGTCGCAGCTCGATACCCTCAAGGGAATGGGCTGCCAGATTATCCAGGGATACTTCTTCTCGAAGCCGGTCCCGCCGAAGGACTTTGTACCCTTCATCGAAAAGGAACTTGAACGCCGGAGGGGCGCATGA